From the Methanobacterium spitsbergense genome, one window contains:
- a CDS encoding ferredoxin-thioredoxin reductase catalytic domain-containing protein, with product MSGFNEPSDNDVDLYYLKVKEEAESSGYILNNDIEFTKGLLKSILINNARYGYGACPCRLASGERNDDLDIICPCDYRDPDLNEYGACYCALYISNEILSGKKKVQSIPERRPSFEDREKIKEEKEVQISGLSKPVWRCKVCGYLCARDKPPEVCPICKVSSDRFEKFI from the coding sequence ATGAGTGGCTTCAATGAGCCCTCAGACAATGATGTTGATTTATACTACCTTAAAGTAAAAGAAGAAGCAGAATCATCTGGATATATTCTAAACAATGATATTGAATTTACAAAAGGGCTTTTAAAGAGCATTCTAATAAATAATGCACGTTATGGTTATGGGGCATGTCCTTGTAGGTTAGCTTCAGGTGAAAGAAATGATGATTTGGATATCATCTGCCCTTGTGATTATAGGGATCCTGATTTAAATGAATATGGGGCTTGCTATTGTGCACTTTATATTTCCAATGAAATCTTAAGTGGAAAGAAAAAAGTACAGTCCATACCCGAGAGAAGGCCATCATTTGAAGACAGAGAAAAAATTAAGGAAGAAAAAGAAGTTCAAATATCTGGACTATCAAAGCCAGTTTGGCGCTGTAAAGTCTGTGGATACCTTTGTGCAAGAGATAAACCACCTGAAGTATGTCCAATTTGCAAAGTTTCCAGTGACAGATTCGAAAAGTTCATATAA